Below is a window of Humulus lupulus chromosome 9, drHumLupu1.1, whole genome shotgun sequence DNA.
agatattaaaactaTATTATGCAATTAAAATAATTGATATATTAATCATATTCAAAAACTTTTTGACAAAAAATAAACGCATTAGaatattttctttcttttggaGTAATTGAAAATAGTAAATAAATAGTGCATTTTTTAATAATTGAAAATATAGAAGACTAATGTGATATTTCAGCCAAATACATGAATATACCAAAAAGCATGGCATAACATAATTGGAATAAATGAGCATACTAATTTTAAGTATAGAGTTTGTCAATTTATATAATGGATTATCCAATTTTCCACTTGACATATCTATTAATACACCGCTATATCCAATTTTTATACctatataaaatttgaaaactaAACATCTATTAGAGAAAACTCCAAATTTGGGTCATTTTGCTAAGAGCCAACTAGAGACCAGATTTAACAATTACGAAAGAAAGACATTATCAGAagtttcatttcttttctttctttagtAAGTGTTGTTATTTGTATACATCACAATAAAAACAAACCATGCATATGCTTTTAagttaaagaaaatatatatgaGAGAGAGCCAAAATTACAGCAAGAGACCTATAATTCAGTGATCAAatcatagagagagagagagagagagagagagagagagagagagagagaacattaTAAAGCAAAATGAAAGCTTTGAATGAAAACCAAGATCGAAGGAGACCAATGACTCggtatgcaaaaaaaaaaaagatgaaaaattCAAGAAACATTTGTATATTTAATCAATCAGAGTGGATCTTTGGGCTTTGATCTTCGCCGCACTGCTCAATACCTTCACTTTCCTGTTCTTGAGCAATAGGATTAGGACACTGATCCTCATTAACCTGCTCTTCACTCTCATTTGTGGCCTGTGGAATAGCGTGAGATGCCGAACTcgtctgctgctgctgctgttctTGTGTCAAGCTCGTTAGACCATTCTGCTTCAGATACGTGTCCAGAGGACGGCTTGCATTTTGGAGAAGGCTCATCATGGTGACGCGGCTTGACCCTGCTTGCGAATCTTCTTCCCGGCCGACAGGATGGGAGTTCAAGTCCAGTGCTTCCTTGGTGGTTTCAGCCAGCACACACTGATTCTTGGATTCTGACTCGTTTGCAGACCTTGTTTCGTTGTCTGAAGGATCAAGCTGTGATGACACATGTCTGGAGGTGCTGTCTACTTCTGTTTCATCTCTTGGATCCCATAATGTTTTCTGATTTCTATTGGCGAGCTCTGCTTCGCGCTCTGATTGGCGTTTCTTCTTGTTCATCATGAGGGTTTTGAAACGGCGTTTAACTGTCATGCATACATTACATGTGCATGAAGGCTTGTGCTTGCCTTTGCCGCTAGGGGGCTGGATGCACACGATGCACGAGCAGCCAGGGCGGTGCCTGGGGTGTTTTGTTGTAGTGGCGACTGTTGTGGTACCTGGGTCGGCTGCATTGTCTCCGAGCATTGCTGCATTTGCCAGAGCATCTAGGCCGGAGGATTCATTTTCCTGGGTTGGTGGCCTGTTGGTTGATGATAGTACTCTCCTTTTTTTGAACTCTGCACATCAAATAAGATGTTTGGTCTCAATAGCTTCTCATGAATAAGTGCACAGAATGCAGGAGCTTATCTGCGCAAATTTTGATACTATTATGCAGATTGACTTCTtgtcattgttttaaaaaaaaggtTATCAAAATTAGGAAATAGAAAAGGTTGCTTATAAAGAAGCAATGACATAATTTTTTAGCAGTCACTCTTAACGTGAGAAGATACTTTAATCTTAAAATTCAAAGTGGTAGACAATGCGGCCTTTAGAGTTTGACTATGTAAAGAAGCATATGCATAACTTCATATACTATTTAGTAGTAAGAAATGTATGCCAATTTTGATACTTATTTTCTAGATAAACAACGCCCAACTATATGAGCTATAAGACCAGATATTCAAATATTAGATCATAGTTTGCACCTGTCTATACGAGCTATTATATATAACTAGTAGACATGGGATTGGGATTTATAAAATGGCTCAAACTACTACTATTTATAAACAAGACAACATTTAGGAACTGTTATTAAAGGGGGAAGAGGATGAGGGACAAATCATCTAACCCTTATTCATTCTAAGAAGACTTTCCAGTTCCCTTGGGGTCAGTTCATCTGGCACAGAGCATGAACACCTGAGAataaaaaatcccagaacatGAAGCATTTATTCGAGAACTAGTTTTCTCCTGAATGAAGGAATAAAGTAAAACCCATATTGAACCTGATTTGATCCCAAACGTTGTCAGCACATGTCCACTTATGTGGAAGAAGTACATCAACTGGTAACCTTCTCCATTTAGAGCAACTATCACACTGAGTCCATTGCTCTTGTTCCCTTTAGATCAAGTTCAGTAGTTCAGAATTATATGGATCTATTTCTAcccaaaataaataataataatatatatttctaTCATTCTTCAACCAAAACCTAGAAAATATATTGGCACACACCTGTGCATATGCATGCAAAACATTACATGCTTTATGACAGATGGAAGGAAACATTCAATTGAATCAGGATACGACaaattgtcaataaaagaagaaCATGTAACTTTTCTATATCTCAATGTACACAACCTTTCTAAGCAAAGAAATAGAGCTTTTCGCATCTAGACTGATGTACTACTAGGCTTTATATCAGCAAGAtatcaaaattcaataaaatgacAAATTAAACTCAAATTTTATCATAAAAGATTCTACTTTAGTCTTACCCAGTTGAACGGACTATGAAAATACTTCTCTTCCCCAAAACTGGGGGTTCCTGGCAAAAAGACATGCATTAATATTACCACATGAGTCAATAAAAAAGTTTCTTGACAGCCAAGAAAGTTAAGTTTATTACGCCTGGAAGCCTAAATAGATCTGCTTTACAGGGAAAAGTATGTTGGAAAGGTGTTCTTATTACATGAACAAACATATCAACCTCTGCAGAGCAGTATGCTTGCAAAGGAAAATTGTGTAATTAACAAACTTTGCCCCCAAAAGTCCATGAAGCTTAGGATGTTTTGAAACAAAGGAAGTAAGCTACTTCCATGTAATTTTCTCGAAAAACATCAAGTGGACTAATATTAGAAAGAAAGGGGATAAATTAACTAAAGTTAATGTATCAATGAAAGAAGAAAGCTTTGGTGGATGCTAATTTCATCCACTTTTCTTGAAAAACATCAAGTGGACTAAGATTAGAAAGACAGTTGATGGATTACCTCAACTCTAACTactaaagaaagaaaagaaaaatatcaaTGGAAAAGTTAGTCGAAATAGTGAAGGCTCTAAAGGAATCAAAATTCCCATCTTTAGATTATTATCTGCAAAAATTTATCGTTGCTGATGATTGAGTCAGGTTACAGAACATACAGGTTAACATacttaaatcaaaataaagaatgaACAAGAAAATTCAGAAGAAATGTTTTAGATGGCTCAGCTAAGTGTACTTACTTCATATTCTTCAAATTCATGATCCTCAATCATGACAGTGCTTGGTTTGACAGAAGGAGGCGGACGAAGCAAATCCTGAGCCTCTTCCCATGTAAGTTTTAACTCCAGAGCTTCCTGGCTATCAATGTGCAACCTCTTATTTTTCGAACCAAGATTTCTAGCTCTTTTCCTCTCTGGAACCATTAACGAAGGCAGCAACAAGCTCTCCCTTGATCTGCCCTCATGCTTCTCAATTTTATTCCAGCTAATATCAGCATTAGCTGAAGACAATTGTTTGGATAGTGCATGTAAGTGGGTATCCGCACTTCCCTTCAGTGACTGAAGAAGGCCAGAGTAACCACTTATTATAGGTAGGTTCTCAAAAACACCCGAAATGAAAGGTTCACTTGAATGACCGCCATTGTGAATGGCAGATGGATGAGTGTCctgtttattttaataatttatatatcAATATTATATGATCCAGGATGCTAACATAATAACTGACGATTTTTTACCTGCATTGCAACAGAATTTGATGCTTTCCGAAATCCCATAATAAGTTTTCCCTCAGGATCCATACGACTGAAAGTCACTATTATAAAAGTGGGGAAATATCAAAACCAAACCACAACCACGTTAAAGTACTTAAAAGAAAAGTTTAGTAAAATAATGTAAATAATAAGCTGTTCTTTAGCGTTGATTCTTTTTAAAGATGTTGTCTAACACAATAATTTGCAGCAGAAGCATTCATTTGAAGATAATTTCATGGCTAGAAACAAGCAAAGCTTAGTCCTCGTAATTCTTTCAATCACATTGTCAAGCATTTTAGGCTGTAGAAAATACTGTCATGAATtgtcaagaagaaaagagggtgAACAAATGTGTAGTGAACTCAAGTCAATATATTGCTATAATATATAGGAACAAGTTTTTCAAAGCCATGAAAGCAAATCATTACCTCATCCTTAATTTATACCAAAATACTGCAATTTTCTTTTATAAGATACATTATGAGGACTTAATTCACGCACCCTAACCCACCTAATTACTTGAGCAAGCCTCAAGTAGCTTATATCTAGATACTTCATCATATTGTAATTACAGATACAAACTAGGCATAAGGAATTCTCTAAGTAATAAAGTCACGGGAAAATACCAGTATCTCCTGCTTGCAACTGCATGGACTGGATGCATGGGGTCACACCCTCTAAAACGTACATCCTGCTGTTATTATTGGGCCAAAATCTGAACTGGAATACCCACTCTTTCCCTTTTACATCTTGAATCTTTAAGGGAAGACCTTCAGGTTGAGAAATAGGAGGAAAATACGCCTGCATGGTATTTTAGTGAAGTAGATTGACTGCAATAATAAGTATAACTATGACTAACATTGAACAACAGTTGAAATGACTCAATAACCAAAGGATAATACTTACTTCAGCACATGCTTTTGGAAGAACCAGCCGACCAATTCGACCAGCATCACTGGCACTGAGCATCTTTTCAAACAATGGGACAATGGTAGAATTTGAGCTTTATTAATATTGTGGTTAAGGAGTACTGTTATAAGTGCAAGAATAATGATTAAACTCGTTAAAAAAAAGTTTGAGTCTATGGTTCTAGTgagaatatacatatatatttatgaaaagaaagaaagacaagGATACTCTCCAGATATCTGTTGCAACTCTTGATCAGTAATTCTAGGCCAATAACGAGGAAGTAGCTGATTCCTTCCCCGCCCTTCAGCAGGTGGCCGTGCAACACGTACCTGCGAGGCCATATTAGTGTTTGCTTCCAAACTTGTACCTACCGTTGACCTTGGGGGTTTTGGCAAAAGATGCCTAGACCTAGCTCCTTGTAAAAACAAGGAAGATGTTTTACTTTGCTCCCTCTCATCAATAATAGCACCAGGGAACGAATTTGAATGTCCTAAAGGACCACCAAGAGTCATAGTCAAATTTGTTTGTGGTAGTGCTTCATATACATCATTTGCTCCTATACTTGCTTTGCGAAGTTCCGCTTTGGCAGCTTCAGATGATCCAGTGGATCCCTGATTAAAACTTGAGAGATATGTATTTCCAGCCTCTCCTACTGGTGGGACTTCCTCCTGTTTCATTTTCCGGAACAAACCATTTGTTTCCTCATTCTGAGATTGAAGTAAGTGCCTAAGCCCAATACCCTCTGTATCATTGCTCAACTGCATGAACTTTATGCTATCAATGTTATTTCCGTCTAATTGGTCATTGGAAGAAATATGTTGCAGCTCACTGACTTTTGATGTGCCGAGTTCATTAGGCTTATCAGCACTGGTAATCTGTATAAAATTTGTTTCATAAGCAAAACGGACCCGTAACTCCTAAATTGTAAATAGTAAAGTATTTTCAAACAGTACTCTAGTTCAACAAAAGATACGAAGAGTGATGGAATTATAGAAAGCAACACCCATATCTATTAGCTAAAAACATACACAAAAGGTTGGCCTTAATTTACACCTTTAAAAGCTAAGGTCATCAGTAGCAATAAGAACTTATCAATTATAAATTTGACAGTAGTTATGTGGAGAACTAGTGCAAAAGCACGTGTATGTGGCTACCAAAGTAGCAGTCTGAAGTACCCAAATTTACATATATATTCAACATTACAAAATTAACAATAAATGAGAGAAACTAAAAACTAAAATCCTCAAaaactcaataaaaaaaattccaaatataCATATGGTGCTTGGTTATTATTTAAGGTTCTAACACATGATATAAGTGTAGATAACTATATTATTCATCTTACAGGGTGAGATCCAGATTTCTTTGCACAATTTGCACACTTCACACCACCACAATCGAGTAGCTCAAGCAGAAATCTTGAAGCAATGCACCCACAATGGAGACGCTGGAGAAACCAGAAATTATTTAACATATAAACAGGAAAATCAAAGAGGGAAGAAGCAACTTGTTGAATTATTTGGCATGTTCTTACCTTGCCACATGAAATGCACTCTCTCCAACCAGATTCTGTTGAATGGTAAACGTCGCAAAATACTAACTGCTCATAGGCAGACCTAAAATTGGCACATGTTTCCAGATTAAGACAAGTATTGCATGTTGAAGATCATAAGTTTTTTCTAA
It encodes the following:
- the LOC133800559 gene encoding B3 domain-containing transcription repressor VAL2; protein product: MACMNVSCGASTSIEWKKGWALRSGGYANLCDKCGSAYEQLVFCDVYHSTESGWRECISCGKRLHCGCIASRFLLELLDCGGVKCANCAKKSGSHPITSADKPNELGTSKVSELQHISSNDQLDGNNIDSIKFMQLSNDTEGIGLRHLLQSQNEETNGLFRKMKQEEVPPVGEAGNTYLSSFNQGSTGSSEAAKAELRKASIGANDVYEALPQTNLTMTLGGPLGHSNSFPGAIIDEREQSKTSSLFLQGARSRHLLPKPPRSTVGTSLEANTNMASQVRVARPPAEGRGRNQLLPRYWPRITDQELQQISGDSNSTIVPLFEKMLSASDAGRIGRLVLPKACAEAYFPPISQPEGLPLKIQDVKGKEWVFQFRFWPNNNSRMYVLEGVTPCIQSMQLQAGDTVTFSRMDPEGKLIMGFRKASNSVAMQDTHPSAIHNGGHSSEPFISGVFENLPIISGYSGLLQSLKGSADTHLHALSKQLSSANADISWNKIEKHEGRSRESLLLPSLMVPERKRARNLGSKNKRLHIDSQEALELKLTWEEAQDLLRPPPSVKPSTVMIEDHEFEEYEEPPVLGKRSIFIVRSTGEQEQWTQCDSCSKWRRLPVDVLLPHKWTCADNVWDQIRCSCSVPDELTPRELESLLRMNKEFKKRRVLSSTNRPPTQENESSGLDALANAAMLGDNAADPGTTTVATTTKHPRHRPGCSCIVCIQPPSGKGKHKPSCTCNVCMTVKRRFKTLMMNKKKRQSEREAELANRNQKTLWDPRDETEVDSTSRHVSSQLDPSDNETRSANESESKNQCVLAETTKEALDLNSHPVGREEDSQAGSSRVTMMSLLQNASRPLDTYLKQNGLTSLTQEQQQQQTSSASHAIPQATNESEEQVNEDQCPNPIAQEQESEGIEQCGEDQSPKIHSD